AAAATCCTTATTGAAACCATTGAAAAAAACAGGTGGTAGGAACACAGAAGGTAAAATAACTGCTGAACATATAGGTGGTGGAAGCAGAAGGCATTATAGAGTTGTTGATTTCAAAAGAAACAAAGATAATATTCCGGCGAAAGTGGCTAGTATTGAATACGATCCTAATCGTTCAGCACGTATTGCGTTATTACATTATGCTGATGGTGAAAAAAGATATATACTTGCCCCGGATAAGTTAAATATCGGCCAAATGTTAATGTCCGGTGATAAAGTAGAGCCAGAAAAGGGAAATTGTATGCCCCTCAGAAGTATTCCTTTAGGTTTGGAAATTCATAATATTGAATTACGTGTCGGGCAGGGTGGACAGTTGGTGCGTTCTGCGGGAGGCACTGCTAAATTGTTAGCTAAAGAGGGGAATTATGCGCATATTG
The genomic region above belongs to Candidatus Jettenia caeni and contains:
- a CDS encoding 50S ribosomal protein L2; the protein is MGIKYYKPVTAGRRFASVSDFSEITKKKPEKSLLKPLKKTGGRNTEGKITAEHIGGGSRRHYRVVDFKRNKDNIPAKVASIEYDPNRSARIALLHYADGEKRYILAPDKLNIGQMLMSGDKVEPEKGNCMPLRSIPLGLEIHNIELRVGQGGQLVRSAGGTAKLLAKEGNYAHIVLPSGEVRKVFDGCRATIGTLGNVDHMNIRLGKAGRKRWKGIRPHVRGVAQNPVAHPLGGGEGRSGGGRHPCSRTGLLAKGGKTRKKKSLSNKFILRRRRIGPRGNL